From Chryseobacterium gallinarum, one genomic window encodes:
- a CDS encoding MATE family efflux transporter, which produces MTKYIDFLKKAFNGEDTDFTKVNIRSAVLLLAIPMMLEMAMESVFALVDLYFVGHLKESGFAIQTVGLTESVLSIMYSIAIGMSMAATALVARRIGEKNPEQASRSAAQVVLVSFIVTFILSLAGVIYAEEILILMGSKPEAAAYGKNFTRIMMGSSTIIMLLFLINGIFRGAGNATIAMKSLWIANIANIILCPVLIKGLGPVPAMGLTGAALATTIGRSIGVLYQLYHLLIADTQIRIKMSYFTPDFPLIKSIVNIATPGIFQFVIASCSWIFLAELVATTGGENASAGYQTALRLMMFFMLPAWGLSNAASTLVGQNMGANEMLRAEQSVMKTVKYNVIFMLIVSLLFIFLGNFLVSFFTQEAEIKDFAKNALHIMSIGFIFYGIGMVMINAFNGAGDTWTPTWVNLFGFWMFQIPLAYFLSKHLDLGPKGVFISIPAAETLITIVAFILFKRGKWKTVKV; this is translated from the coding sequence ATGACAAAATATATTGATTTTTTGAAAAAGGCTTTTAATGGAGAAGATACCGATTTTACGAAAGTGAATATCCGGAGTGCAGTACTTCTTTTAGCAATACCCATGATGCTCGAAATGGCTATGGAGTCTGTATTTGCATTAGTAGATCTCTATTTTGTGGGACATTTGAAGGAGAGCGGTTTTGCCATTCAGACTGTTGGGCTTACAGAATCGGTTCTTTCCATCATGTATTCTATTGCTATTGGGATGAGTATGGCAGCCACTGCTTTGGTTGCAAGAAGAATAGGAGAGAAAAATCCTGAACAGGCATCGAGGAGTGCGGCACAGGTAGTGTTGGTTTCATTCATTGTAACCTTTATTTTAAGCCTGGCAGGTGTAATCTATGCAGAAGAAATACTGATTTTAATGGGATCAAAGCCAGAGGCCGCCGCTTATGGAAAAAATTTCACAAGAATCATGATGGGAAGCAGTACTATTATTATGCTTTTATTTTTAATCAACGGAATTTTCAGAGGGGCAGGAAATGCTACTATAGCTATGAAAAGTTTATGGATTGCCAATATTGCCAATATCATTCTTTGCCCGGTTTTAATAAAAGGACTGGGCCCTGTTCCTGCAATGGGATTGACCGGTGCAGCACTGGCCACCACAATAGGAAGGAGTATTGGGGTACTTTATCAGCTGTATCATCTCCTTATTGCAGATACGCAGATCCGGATTAAGATGAGCTATTTTACCCCCGATTTTCCACTCATTAAATCTATTGTAAACATTGCAACTCCCGGAATTTTCCAATTTGTCATTGCTTCATGCAGCTGGATCTTCCTTGCTGAGCTTGTGGCAACAACCGGAGGTGAAAATGCATCGGCGGGATATCAGACAGCGCTGAGGTTGATGATGTTTTTCATGCTTCCGGCCTGGGGACTGAGTAATGCTGCCTCCACTCTGGTAGGGCAGAATATGGGTGCTAATGAAATGCTGAGAGCAGAACAATCTGTCATGAAAACAGTGAAGTATAATGTAATTTTCATGTTAATTGTAAGTTTATTGTTTATTTTCCTGGGAAACTTCCTGGTAAGCTTTTTTACGCAGGAAGCGGAGATTAAAGATTTTGCTAAAAATGCGCTGCATATTATGAGTATTGGATTTATATTTTATGGAATAGGAATGGTGATGATTAATGCTTTCAATGGAGCCGGCGACACCTGGACACCTACATGGGTTAACCTGTTTGGCTTCTGGATGTTTCAGATTCCTTTAGCCTATTTTCTCTCAAAACATCTGGATTTGGGACCTAAAGGTGTTTTTATTTCAATTCCGGCAGCAGAGACTTTGATTACGATAGTAGCCTTTATTTTATTTAAAAGGGGAAAATGGAAGACCGTTAAGGTTTAG
- a CDS encoding 30S ribosomal protein THX — MGKGDKKTRRGKIHSGNYGKRRPRKASKSFVASEEKSKK, encoded by the coding sequence ATGGGAAAAGGAGACAAAAAAACGAGAAGAGGTAAAATTCACTCAGGCAATTATGGAAAAAGAAGACCCAGAAAAGCATCAAAATCTTTTGTAGCCTCTGAAGAAAAATCTAAAAAGTAA
- a CDS encoding glycoside hydrolase family 99 protein, producing MNHLKSYLLLFVGIFFFSNSFAQKNKSRDQLQIFYYGWYGNQTTDGSLQHWNHEIIPHWSNPKWNNLGHYKGGDDIGANFYPALGNYSSNDSKIIEEHMKMMKEAGVGVVVISWLGKDSFTDKSVMKYLDMADRFNLKIAFHIEPFYKTIKELKDQLSYLVKTYSRHHAFYKKDGKPLYYVYDSYKIPAEEWMKLLSKDGAMSVRNSDLDALYIGLWVEKNDNVFFEKSGFDGFYTYFASEGFVFGSTTSNWDYLSGFAKDHHLIFIPCVGPGYSDTRIRPWNEANFKNRDNGRYYKNMFDAAAKVNPDFIGITSFNEWHEGTQIEPAIPKKSGGFTYEDYGKDPWFYIKETKRLTDQFLKEK from the coding sequence ATGAATCATTTAAAAAGTTATCTGTTACTATTTGTTGGTATATTTTTTTTCTCAAATAGCTTTGCACAAAAAAACAAATCCAGGGATCAGCTACAGATATTCTATTATGGCTGGTATGGGAATCAGACAACGGATGGTAGCTTACAACATTGGAACCATGAAATTATCCCTCACTGGAGTAATCCAAAATGGAATAATCTGGGACATTATAAAGGCGGAGATGATATCGGGGCTAACTTTTATCCGGCATTAGGCAATTATAGCTCGAACGACTCAAAAATTATAGAGGAGCATATGAAAATGATGAAAGAAGCAGGTGTTGGAGTCGTTGTTATAAGTTGGTTAGGAAAAGACTCTTTTACAGATAAGAGTGTTATGAAATATCTGGATATGGCGGACCGTTTTAATCTGAAAATAGCTTTTCACATAGAACCTTTTTATAAAACCATTAAAGAACTGAAAGATCAGCTTTCTTACCTTGTGAAAACATATTCCCGTCATCATGCTTTCTATAAAAAAGATGGAAAACCTTTATACTATGTTTATGACAGCTATAAAATTCCTGCTGAAGAATGGATGAAATTGCTTTCCAAAGATGGAGCTATGTCAGTAAGGAACAGCGACCTGGATGCATTATACATAGGATTATGGGTAGAAAAGAATGATAATGTTTTTTTTGAAAAATCCGGTTTTGATGGCTTTTATACTTATTTTGCGAGTGAGGGATTTGTTTTTGGCAGCACCACTTCTAATTGGGATTACCTTTCCGGGTTTGCGAAAGATCACCATCTTATTTTTATTCCCTGTGTAGGCCCGGGCTATTCTGACACCCGCATCCGCCCATGGAATGAGGCGAATTTCAAAAACCGTGATAATGGCAGGTATTACAAAAATATGTTTGATGCTGCAGCAAAAGTGAATCCGGATTTTATCGGAATTACTTCATTCAATGAATGGCATGAAGGTACACAGATAGAACCTGCAATTCCTAAAAAATCCGGAGGTTTTACTTATGAAGACTATGGGAAAGATCCATGGTTTTATATCAAAGAAACTAAACGTTTGACAGATCAGTTTTTGAAGGAGAAATAG
- a CDS encoding DUF6705 family protein, with the protein METINTKTKILFFLFTISVFSCKAQQLPLNTSLKNIPMNAYVKDLNNELYQYTGAYKTNFQGKEIILHITKEENKLMDYGDQKFYRDALVIKYIVKNSSGTVLQDTKNNATSKIDFFSIGTKPDQNKITFSYSGTNCNVGWGKIILKKINDTQISWEYRPNDIILDDSKCPPGTDINIYLPETKDLIFTKQ; encoded by the coding sequence ATGGAAACAATAAATACTAAAACAAAAATATTATTCTTTCTTTTTACAATAAGCGTATTTTCTTGCAAAGCACAGCAATTACCATTAAACACTTCTTTAAAAAATATTCCTATGAATGCTTATGTAAAAGATTTGAATAATGAACTATATCAATATACAGGAGCTTATAAAACTAATTTTCAAGGAAAAGAAATTATTTTACATATAACAAAAGAGGAAAATAAATTAATGGACTATGGTGATCAAAAATTTTACAGAGATGCCTTAGTTATAAAATACATTGTTAAAAATTCTTCTGGTACAGTGTTGCAGGATACTAAAAATAATGCTACTTCAAAAATAGATTTTTTTAGTATCGGTACTAAACCTGATCAAAATAAGATAACATTCTCATATAGTGGTACAAATTGTAACGTTGGCTGGGGAAAAATTATTCTAAAAAAAATAAATGATACACAAATTTCCTGGGAATACCGTCCCAACGATATTATTCTGGATGACAGTAAGTGTCCTCCTGGAACAGACATTAATATTTATTTACCAGAGACAAAAGATTTAATTTTTACCAAGCAATAA
- a CDS encoding protein O-mannosyl-transferase family, whose protein sequence is MGKYISAVFLFFIFLGIYYAGSFTKIPFADCVGFILNAEKGGWTSVATATSHFLYINTVVLIKTLTRLNAIEASRLLVIISGAATVSIIFLTVKSITKTEWIALTSAFIFGFSFSFWRNAEIVEVYTYNSLWVSLFFFSMVKTFSENKRNYIIFSSLFLGISLWVHIQNILLIPALLVFLFYFRQQKKYFYSSLFLFAVLFSSLFILNISQGYPINSPYSSDQGNWVEDSLKKDTIQYVKDFFISFVYLFYNFNFFIFFGITGAILLYRTNRKMFYVFAAGSVCVYGFSTFYAVSDNYVFFIPFNIIFALSIGYGLSSARYSSFGRYSWTCLFIPLAYVLCFHIVLSTERGKEIHNFKAYKGGLNYYLLPWMNNNVGILEFTIDKKQAPEPIHWMTASALEYIELLKSKGYTEEEIKKL, encoded by the coding sequence ATGGGCAAATATATATCTGCTGTATTTCTATTTTTTATTTTTCTGGGGATATATTATGCCGGAAGTTTTACAAAGATTCCTTTTGCTGACTGTGTAGGTTTTATACTAAATGCTGAAAAAGGAGGATGGACTAGTGTTGCTACAGCAACCAGTCATTTTCTATATATTAATACGGTTGTTTTAATTAAAACTCTAACCAGACTTAATGCCATTGAAGCAAGCCGCCTTTTGGTTATTATTTCGGGAGCCGCTACAGTATCCATCATTTTTCTTACAGTTAAAAGCATTACCAAAACAGAATGGATTGCGCTTACCAGTGCTTTTATTTTTGGCTTCAGCTTTTCTTTTTGGAGGAATGCCGAAATTGTAGAAGTATATACTTACAATTCCCTATGGGTAAGTCTTTTTTTCTTTTCGATGGTTAAAACTTTTTCAGAAAATAAAAGAAATTATATTATATTCAGCAGTCTGTTTTTAGGAATTAGTCTTTGGGTCCATATACAGAATATCCTCCTGATTCCAGCCTTATTAGTGTTTCTTTTTTATTTCAGACAACAGAAAAAATATTTTTATTCATCTTTATTTCTTTTTGCAGTATTGTTCTCGTCCTTGTTTATATTAAATATTTCCCAAGGATATCCGATCAATTCACCCTATTCATCAGACCAAGGAAATTGGGTAGAAGATTCTTTAAAAAAAGATACCATACAATATGTAAAAGACTTTTTCATCTCCTTTGTATACCTGTTTTATAATTTCAATTTTTTTATATTTTTTGGAATAACCGGAGCAATTTTATTATACAGGACAAACAGGAAAATGTTTTATGTTTTTGCTGCAGGATCTGTATGTGTTTATGGATTTTCTACCTTCTATGCTGTTTCTGATAATTATGTATTTTTTATTCCTTTCAATATTATTTTTGCTCTTTCTATTGGCTATGGTCTATCCTCTGCCAGATATTCTTCATTTGGAAGATATTCGTGGACATGCCTTTTCATTCCTTTGGCATATGTACTTTGTTTTCATATTGTACTTTCTACTGAAAGAGGAAAAGAAATTCATAATTTCAAAGCGTACAAAGGCGGACTGAATTATTATTTACTTCCATGGATGAATAATAATGTGGGCATTCTGGAATTCACTATTGATAAAAAACAAGCTCCGGAACCGATCCATTGGATGACAGCCAGCGCACTGGAATACATAGAATTATTAAAAAGCAAAGGATATACTGAAGAGGAGATAAAAAAACTTTAA
- a CDS encoding ankyrin repeat domain-containing protein, whose protein sequence is MKKIISITFLFGLFLFANMLSAQQLTQAKMKAINSDNVAAFKKQFAPGDYSKCFTIGQESYSPLGFSSLYGSRNIINFLLDNKVDINKKCKDKTPLQLAEMGKGVETAKLLIQRGAVRN, encoded by the coding sequence ATGAAAAAAATAATCTCTATCACTTTTCTATTTGGATTGTTCTTATTCGCCAATATGCTTTCTGCGCAGCAGCTTACACAAGCGAAAATGAAAGCAATCAATTCTGATAATGTAGCTGCATTTAAAAAGCAATTTGCTCCGGGAGATTACAGCAAATGTTTCACAATTGGCCAGGAATCTTATAGCCCACTTGGCTTCAGTTCTCTATATGGAAGCCGTAATATCATCAATTTCCTTCTGGACAATAAAGTAGATATTAATAAAAAATGTAAAGACAAAACTCCATTACAATTAGCGGAAATGGGGAAAGGAGTGGAAACGGCAAAACTGTTGATACAGCGCGGGGCTGTCAGAAACTAA
- a CDS encoding DUF937 domain-containing protein, translating to MSLIDLLTGNTSNQVAEQAENKFGISKNQVIALLAVATPLIISYLRNKSKDAKEAEALNNALDKDHNGSILNDASQIEARQAEGGSILDHIFGGQKSTVENQLSQNTGISIDKIGPVLAMLAPVVMGYIGQQKQQNNVGAGGLGDLLGGILGNASNQAQAQQSNPLNDILGSVLGNGGQSQSSGNPLNDILGSVLGGGGNNNQQQQGGLGSILGNIFGK from the coding sequence ATGAGCTTAATCGACCTACTTACAGGGAACACCAGCAATCAGGTTGCTGAACAGGCTGAGAATAAATTCGGAATCAGCAAAAATCAGGTCATCGCCCTATTGGCAGTAGCCACACCTCTTATTATTTCCTATTTAAGAAATAAATCAAAGGATGCCAAAGAAGCAGAAGCTTTAAACAATGCTTTAGATAAAGATCATAACGGAAGTATCTTAAATGATGCATCACAGATTGAAGCAAGGCAGGCCGAAGGAGGGTCTATCCTTGATCACATATTCGGAGGACAAAAAAGCACAGTAGAAAATCAATTATCGCAGAATACAGGAATTTCAATAGACAAAATAGGTCCTGTCCTTGCTATGCTCGCTCCGGTTGTAATGGGCTATATCGGGCAGCAGAAGCAACAAAACAATGTAGGAGCAGGAGGTTTGGGAGACCTTTTGGGAGGTATCCTTGGAAATGCTTCCAATCAGGCTCAGGCCCAGCAATCCAATCCCTTGAATGACATTCTGGGAAGCGTGCTTGGAAATGGAGGCCAATCTCAGTCATCAGGAAATCCCCTGAACGATATCTTAGGAAGCGTTCTTGGTGGCGGAGGGAACAATAACCAACAACAGCAAGGAGGCTTAGGAAGCATTCTTGGAAATATTTTCGGAAAATAA
- the lpxB gene encoding lipid-A-disaccharide synthase: MKYYIIAGEASGDLHGSNLMKALKQKDPDADFRFWGGDLMKAQGGTLVKHYRDLAFMGFLEVVMNLRTILNNIKFCKEDLQKNRPDVLILIDYPGFNLRIARFAKELGIRVVYYISPQLWAWKEGRVEIIKKYVDEMMVILPFEEDFYKKHGVHSHFVGHPLLDAISGLQEINIETFKKENGLNEKEIIALLPGSRKQEVEKMLEIMLSVRPHFKNYQFVIAGAPSLPKEFYQKYVDDNVHFVSNRTYDLLRCSKAALVTSGTATLETALLNIPEVVCYRGSKISYAIAKRLVKNISYISLVNLIMDREVVKELIQDDLNTKNLVDELHKILSGEKRDKVLNDYDLLREKLGGKGASDHAAEVILKVI; this comes from the coding sequence ATGAAATATTATATTATTGCAGGAGAAGCTTCCGGTGATCTGCACGGAAGTAATTTAATGAAAGCCTTAAAACAAAAAGATCCGGATGCGGACTTCAGATTTTGGGGCGGAGATCTGATGAAAGCCCAGGGCGGTACTCTGGTTAAGCATTATCGTGATCTGGCTTTTATGGGGTTTTTGGAAGTAGTTATGAACTTAAGAACCATTTTAAATAATATTAAATTCTGCAAAGAAGACCTCCAGAAAAACAGACCTGATGTTTTAATTCTGATAGATTATCCGGGTTTTAATCTTAGAATTGCCAGATTTGCCAAAGAGCTCGGAATCAGGGTTGTGTATTATATTTCTCCACAACTTTGGGCATGGAAGGAAGGCAGAGTGGAAATTATCAAAAAATATGTAGATGAAATGATGGTAATTCTTCCGTTTGAAGAAGATTTTTATAAAAAGCATGGAGTACACTCCCATTTTGTAGGGCATCCGTTGCTGGATGCTATTTCCGGTCTGCAGGAGATCAATATTGAGACTTTTAAAAAAGAAAATGGGCTCAATGAAAAAGAAATTATTGCTTTATTACCGGGGTCGAGGAAACAGGAAGTAGAGAAAATGCTCGAAATAATGCTTTCGGTGAGACCACATTTTAAAAATTACCAGTTTGTTATTGCGGGAGCTCCAAGCCTTCCCAAAGAATTTTACCAAAAATATGTAGATGATAATGTTCACTTTGTTTCCAATAGGACTTATGATTTGCTGAGGTGTTCAAAAGCTGCTTTGGTGACTTCAGGGACGGCTACTTTAGAAACCGCTTTATTGAATATTCCTGAAGTGGTCTGCTACCGTGGAAGTAAGATTTCTTATGCTATTGCTAAAAGACTTGTGAAAAATATCAGTTACATTTCGCTGGTTAACCTGATCATGGATAGGGAAGTAGTAAAAGAATTAATCCAGGATGATTTGAATACTAAAAATCTGGTAGATGAACTTCATAAGATCTTATCAGGAGAGAAAAGGGACAAGGTGTTGAACGATTACGACCTTCTGAGAGAAAAACTAGGTGGGAAAGGTGCCAGCGATCATGCTGCTGAGGTGATTTTGAAGGTTATATAA
- a CDS encoding DUF2480 family protein: MSEEFEIRNKVAESGLVNFDLTTLLPKGERKGIDLKDFLFQEMILKEKDFREKVDRINVEEYKDAYIYIYNSVDTIIPLWAYFVLTAKLTDVAKKIVFGSREDLEVILMHNAIQTYDFEEMRGKRVLVKGCSDKEIPENAYIELVEQLKPIVKSLMFGEACSNVPIVKN; the protein is encoded by the coding sequence ATGTCAGAAGAATTTGAAATCCGGAATAAAGTTGCAGAAAGCGGCCTTGTAAATTTTGACCTTACTACCCTGCTTCCAAAAGGGGAAAGAAAAGGTATTGACCTTAAAGATTTTCTTTTCCAGGAGATGATTCTGAAGGAGAAAGATTTCCGCGAAAAAGTAGACAGGATCAATGTGGAAGAGTATAAAGATGCTTATATATATATCTATAATTCTGTGGACACTATTATTCCTTTATGGGCATATTTTGTATTAACCGCAAAACTTACGGATGTTGCGAAAAAGATTGTGTTTGGGAGCCGTGAGGATCTGGAAGTAATTCTTATGCACAATGCTATTCAAACCTATGATTTTGAAGAAATGAGAGGAAAAAGGGTTCTTGTGAAAGGATGCTCTGATAAGGAAATTCCGGAAAATGCATACATAGAGCTCGTGGAACAGCTAAAGCCTATTGTAAAATCCTTAATGTTCGGAGAAGCCTGCTCGAATGTTCCTATTGTAAAGAACTAA
- a CDS encoding succinate dehydrogenase cytochrome b subunit, whose protein sequence is MAGLTSSTIGRKYAMALSAMFLLIFLILHLTTNLLSVLNKDAFNTASDFMGYNPFVQFLMQPILGFAVIFHFVMGFVLEIKNNKARPVKYESNNPSMNSSWMSRNMIISGAVVLAFLALHLYDFWLHEINYKYVEGISPDAERFWPELHEKFADLWRVALYVISFVLLGLHLAHGFQSSFQSVGARHPKYTPVIKAVGKWYSILIPAGFIFIAIFHFITQ, encoded by the coding sequence ATGGCAGGTTTAACGAGTTCTACGATAGGTAGAAAATATGCTATGGCATTATCAGCTATGTTTTTGCTGATTTTTCTTATACTGCATTTGACGACCAATTTGTTATCAGTTCTGAATAAGGACGCCTTCAATACGGCTTCTGATTTTATGGGCTATAATCCTTTTGTGCAGTTCTTAATGCAGCCTATTCTTGGCTTTGCAGTAATATTTCATTTTGTAATGGGGTTTGTGCTGGAGATCAAGAATAATAAAGCACGTCCGGTAAAGTATGAATCCAACAACCCTTCTATGAATTCTTCATGGATGTCCAGAAATATGATCATTTCCGGGGCGGTTGTTCTGGCTTTTCTGGCGCTTCACTTATATGATTTCTGGTTACATGAAATTAACTATAAGTATGTGGAAGGAATATCTCCTGATGCAGAACGTTTCTGGCCGGAGCTTCATGAGAAGTTTGCTGATCTTTGGAGAGTGGCTTTATATGTAATTTCTTTTGTTTTATTAGGATTACACCTGGCACACGGGTTCCAGTCTTCTTTCCAGTCTGTTGGAGCAAGACATCCAAAATATACGCCGGTGATTAAAGCTGTGGGGAAATGGTATTCTATCCTTATTCCTGCAGGATTTATTTTCATCGCAATTTTCCATTTTATAACTCAATAA
- a CDS encoding ComEC/Rec2 family competence protein gives MFQDQFLLGRKAVYFLIISGLGIIISLFFHSYFLHVIRNILLGILFFIMGIILHFYNTFLPEAGEIAKDRIEIIFKISRKLNSNEKSRKYEGTVKADNRLFHSLIYIPKENQTLDFKHFYKTKAYVVQPKAPLYDFQFNYARYLNRKNISYQCYTSSEISSVENTDPDGMDKVRQLRLDALKKIDAAAMSGKAKEFLKGIILADRTDMDPDTIQDFSKAGLMHLLAISGTHIVVIFGIFYFMLRRFSPLSKRRYSIIASLVFIWLFAALIGFGNSVLRSCMMLNIYFVYVILQRKPDLLHSLGLSALIILMLDTQQLFDIGFQLSFVAVLGIFWLNQPLLRYFPIQDNYFKKLIFNTISISLSAQLATLPLVLYYFHQFSMVSIVANFVIVPFSEIIIVLSFLMTVLIALNINPDFVSNMYDVVIHLVLKLIHWFAKPDILFFENISMNLIEVLLVFVIVYLSRSFIIKTNFKNTARLMMAVLAFLMIRTGFDIFENKKEEILFYTFGKTKIFSVKRGDKVCFWISDMGDQEKIQRFIINPYCYSRRLSDFQIKTFPQTVQKVVFMNKVYDIE, from the coding sequence GTGTTTCAGGATCAGTTTTTACTGGGGCGGAAAGCTGTTTACTTTTTGATCATTTCAGGGCTGGGAATAATCATTTCCCTGTTTTTTCATTCTTATTTCTTGCATGTAATAAGAAACATTTTGCTGGGGATTTTGTTTTTTATAATGGGAATTATCCTGCACTTTTATAATACTTTTTTACCTGAAGCCGGAGAAATTGCAAAAGACAGGATAGAAATTATTTTCAAAATCTCCCGAAAATTAAATTCAAATGAGAAATCCAGGAAATATGAAGGAACGGTAAAGGCGGATAACAGGCTTTTTCATTCTCTGATCTATATCCCGAAAGAAAATCAGACATTGGATTTTAAGCATTTTTATAAGACAAAAGCTTATGTAGTGCAACCTAAAGCTCCATTATACGATTTTCAATTCAACTATGCACGATATTTAAACCGGAAAAACATTTCATATCAGTGCTATACCTCATCCGAAATTTCATCCGTTGAGAATACTGATCCGGATGGTATGGATAAAGTCCGGCAATTAAGGTTGGATGCCCTGAAGAAAATTGATGCTGCAGCCATGTCCGGGAAAGCCAAAGAATTTTTAAAAGGAATCATTCTGGCAGACAGAACAGACATGGATCCGGATACCATACAGGACTTCAGTAAAGCAGGGCTTATGCATTTACTGGCTATTTCAGGCACTCATATTGTGGTGATTTTCGGGATATTTTATTTTATGCTAAGACGGTTTTCTCCTTTATCAAAGCGAAGATATAGTATTATTGCCAGTCTGGTTTTCATCTGGTTATTTGCAGCGCTTATCGGGTTTGGCAATTCGGTTTTGCGTTCCTGTATGATGCTGAATATCTATTTTGTTTACGTTATTCTTCAAAGAAAGCCAGATCTTCTGCATTCTCTGGGATTGTCTGCATTGATTATCCTGATGCTGGATACACAGCAGTTGTTCGATATTGGATTTCAACTGAGCTTTGTGGCGGTTCTGGGGATATTCTGGTTAAACCAACCCCTGTTACGCTATTTTCCGATACAGGATAATTATTTTAAAAAATTGATATTTAATACCATTTCCATTTCTTTATCAGCACAACTGGCCACACTTCCTTTGGTTTTGTACTATTTCCACCAGTTTTCTATGGTTTCCATAGTTGCCAATTTTGTCATTGTTCCTTTCTCAGAAATCATTATTGTACTTTCTTTCTTAATGACAGTCCTTATTGCTTTGAATATTAATCCAGACTTTGTCAGCAATATGTATGATGTTGTAATTCATCTGGTACTTAAGCTTATTCATTGGTTTGCAAAGCCAGATATTTTGTTTTTTGAAAATATTTCAATGAATCTGATTGAAGTCTTATTGGTTTTTGTAATAGTTTATCTCTCAAGATCTTTCATTATCAAAACGAATTTTAAAAACACTGCAAGATTGATGATGGCTGTTCTGGCTTTTTTAATGATCCGGACCGGGTTTGATATCTTTGAAAATAAAAAGGAAGAGATATTGTTTTATACTTTTGGTAAAACGAAGATTTTTTCGGTAAAAAGAGGAGATAAAGTCTGTTTCTGGATCTCGGATATGGGCGATCAGGAAAAAATTCAGCGGTTTATCATTAATCCTTATTGTTATTCTAGAAGGCTGAGTGATTTTCAAATAAAAACATTTCCGCAAACGGTACAGAAAGTTGTTTTCATGAATAAGGTTTATGATATAGAATAA